A single window of Streptomyces griseoviridis DNA harbors:
- the eccCa gene encoding type VII secretion protein EccCa: MVLFRRPARRRGPEMPDGELKLQEPPTLPEVVPDSSAVWTYLPMALMSVSMMLMLMRPGMTSGGGSHFMYLAMGLMVLSSAAMMLGQMMRKASERKQRLKGERRDYLRYLTQIRRKVRTAVADQQKALAWRHPPPSALWQLAGTSRLWERRPQDEDFGEIRVAVGEQKLGLRLTPTATTPVEDLEPLSAHALRSFIRAYSTVPDQPIAIYLRAWARVLFRGDEDHIRSLARAIVAQLTTFHAPDDVWVALCVSDERRADWEWVKWLPHNLHPQESDGAGPARMFVSNLNELEDLLGAEFLERPSFDPDAPPGRDEPFTVIVLDGGSVPARHRVDGAGFRNAVVLDLTGALSWRPGRVTLRFDVSEDSFALVRTDRERKEQTTRLGAPDALATVGATALAKRLAPYRMGTGGGDSSEPLSSEVELTTLLGITDLHSHDPQHLWKQSTGSNRLKVPIAVGPDGSAVELDIKESAQGGTGPHGMLIGATGSGKSELLRTLVLALALSNSSETLNFVLVDFKGGATFLGLDELPHVSAVITNLAGEAALVGRMQDALHGELIRRQELLRAAGNYTSALDYEKARASGTPLEPLPSLFVIVDEFSELLSAHREFMELFVMIGRLGRSLGVHLLLASQRLDEGRMHQLESHLSYRIGLRTFSAMESRGVLGVPDAYQLPPQPGSGFLKSGVEALTRFRAAYVSGPYQQRRSRANQARVANQTVPWTAGYVVPRQLPELPEPEPEAEEETGDTLLSVAVDRMLGAGPPAHQVWLPPLDLPVTLDQVLPPLTPDPELGLTTVGWAQRGRLTVPIGIVDKPFEQLRDLLTVDLSGVGGHVAIAGGPQSGKSTMVRTILTALALTHTPREVQFYCLDFGGGTLAALADLPHTAGVAARLDTERVGRVIAEVTAMLADRERFFLDQGIDSMATYRRRRAAGEFADQPHGDVFLVIDGWSTVRQDFDRNIQTFASIAARGLNYGIHLIVTTARWVELTAAIRDQAGTHVELRMGDPMDSQIDTRRAATVPRVPGRGLTREGKLHYLTALPRIDGMESADDLSDGVSGLVAAVKESWHGPVAPRVRMLPTKLPVRELPPAGGDFRMPIGLEQERLSVVWHDFRESPHMVIVGDTESGKTNMLRLVAKSIMDRYTPAEARIMLVDYRRDLVEAVPEEYRLGHAVSMDALKDLIDGAARAVQTRVPGPDIAPGRMKQADWWTGPRLFILVDDYDMLGAGIGNAPFDPLLNHLALGWEVGVHIIVTRAASGAGRGLNEMLLRRMLEVNTPALLLSCPPSEGYLLGNIKGRTMNPGRAIRIARRKTTQVQTAMMDEPEPAS; this comes from the coding sequence GTGGTCCTGTTCCGCCGTCCGGCGCGACGGCGCGGCCCCGAGATGCCGGACGGCGAGCTGAAGCTCCAGGAGCCGCCGACGCTGCCCGAGGTGGTGCCGGACAGTTCCGCGGTGTGGACCTATCTGCCGATGGCGCTCATGTCGGTGTCCATGATGCTGATGCTGATGCGCCCCGGCATGACCAGCGGCGGCGGCAGCCACTTCATGTACCTGGCCATGGGTCTGATGGTGCTGTCCTCGGCGGCCATGATGCTGGGCCAGATGATGCGCAAGGCCAGCGAGCGCAAGCAGCGCCTGAAGGGTGAACGCCGGGACTACCTGCGGTATCTCACCCAGATCCGGCGCAAGGTCCGTACCGCGGTGGCCGATCAGCAGAAGGCGCTGGCGTGGCGGCACCCGCCGCCGTCGGCCCTGTGGCAGCTGGCGGGCACCTCGCGGCTGTGGGAACGGCGGCCGCAGGACGAGGACTTCGGCGAGATCCGGGTCGCCGTCGGGGAGCAGAAGCTGGGGCTGCGTCTGACGCCGACCGCGACCACGCCGGTCGAGGACCTCGAACCGCTGTCCGCGCACGCGCTGCGCAGCTTCATCCGGGCCTACTCGACGGTGCCCGACCAGCCGATCGCGATCTATCTGCGGGCCTGGGCCCGGGTGTTGTTCCGGGGCGACGAAGATCACATCAGGTCGCTCGCCCGCGCGATCGTCGCCCAGCTCACCACCTTCCACGCGCCCGACGACGTGTGGGTGGCGCTCTGCGTGTCCGACGAGCGGCGGGCCGACTGGGAGTGGGTGAAGTGGCTTCCGCACAATCTGCACCCGCAGGAGAGCGACGGGGCGGGCCCGGCCCGGATGTTCGTCTCCAACCTCAACGAGCTGGAGGACCTGCTCGGCGCCGAGTTCCTGGAGCGTCCGTCGTTCGACCCGGACGCGCCGCCCGGCCGTGACGAGCCGTTCACGGTGATCGTGCTGGACGGCGGTTCCGTGCCGGCCCGCCACCGGGTGGACGGCGCGGGCTTCCGCAACGCCGTCGTGCTCGACCTGACCGGTGCGCTGAGCTGGCGTCCCGGGCGGGTCACGCTCCGCTTCGACGTCAGCGAGGACTCGTTCGCGCTGGTGCGCACCGACCGTGAGCGCAAGGAGCAGACCACCCGGCTCGGCGCCCCCGACGCGCTGGCGACGGTGGGCGCCACCGCCCTGGCCAAGCGGCTTGCCCCCTACCGGATGGGCACGGGCGGCGGGGACTCCTCCGAACCGCTGTCCTCCGAGGTCGAGTTGACGACCCTTCTGGGCATCACCGACCTCCACAGCCACGACCCGCAGCACCTGTGGAAGCAGAGCACCGGGTCCAACCGGCTGAAGGTGCCGATCGCGGTGGGGCCCGACGGCTCGGCGGTGGAGCTGGACATCAAGGAGTCGGCGCAGGGCGGCACCGGTCCGCACGGCATGCTCATCGGCGCGACCGGTTCGGGCAAGAGCGAGCTGCTGCGCACCCTGGTGCTGGCGCTGGCGCTCTCCAACTCGTCGGAGACCCTCAACTTCGTCCTGGTGGACTTCAAGGGCGGTGCCACCTTCCTCGGTCTCGACGAACTCCCGCACGTCTCCGCGGTGATCACCAACCTCGCCGGTGAGGCCGCGCTCGTGGGCCGGATGCAGGACGCGCTGCACGGTGAACTCATCAGGCGCCAGGAGCTGCTGCGGGCGGCGGGCAACTACACGTCCGCGCTCGACTACGAGAAGGCGCGCGCCTCGGGCACCCCGCTGGAGCCGCTGCCCAGTCTGTTCGTCATCGTCGACGAGTTCAGCGAACTGCTCTCCGCGCACCGCGAGTTCATGGAGCTGTTCGTGATGATCGGGCGGCTCGGGCGCAGCCTCGGCGTCCATCTGCTGCTGGCCTCGCAGCGGTTGGACGAGGGCCGGATGCACCAGTTGGAGAGCCATCTGTCGTACCGCATCGGTCTGCGGACGTTCTCCGCCATGGAGAGCCGCGGAGTGCTGGGGGTGCCGGACGCCTATCAGCTGCCGCCGCAGCCGGGCAGCGGCTTCCTGAAGTCGGGTGTGGAGGCGCTGACCCGTTTCCGTGCCGCGTACGTGTCGGGCCCCTACCAGCAGCGGCGCAGCCGGGCCAACCAGGCCAGGGTGGCGAACCAGACGGTGCCGTGGACGGCCGGCTATGTGGTGCCGCGTCAGCTTCCCGAACTCCCCGAGCCCGAGCCCGAGGCGGAGGAGGAGACCGGCGACACGCTGCTGTCGGTCGCGGTGGACCGGATGCTCGGCGCCGGGCCGCCCGCCCACCAGGTGTGGCTGCCGCCGCTCGACCTGCCGGTCACCCTCGACCAGGTGCTGCCGCCGCTGACCCCGGACCCCGAGCTGGGGCTCACCACGGTCGGCTGGGCGCAGCGCGGCCGGCTGACGGTGCCGATCGGCATCGTCGACAAGCCCTTCGAGCAGTTGCGTGATCTGCTGACCGTCGATCTGTCGGGGGTCGGCGGGCATGTCGCCATCGCGGGCGGTCCGCAGAGCGGCAAGAGCACCATGGTGCGGACCATCCTCACCGCGCTCGCGCTCACCCACACTCCGCGCGAAGTGCAGTTCTACTGCCTGGACTTCGGCGGTGGCACGCTGGCGGCGCTGGCCGACCTGCCGCACACGGCGGGGGTCGCGGCGCGTCTGGACACCGAGCGGGTGGGCCGGGTGATCGCCGAGGTGACGGCGATGCTCGCGGACCGTGAGCGGTTCTTTCTCGACCAGGGCATCGACTCCATGGCGACCTATCGCAGGCGGCGGGCGGCGGGCGAGTTCGCGGACCAGCCGCACGGCGACGTGTTCCTCGTCATCGACGGCTGGTCCACGGTCCGCCAGGACTTCGACCGCAACATCCAGACGTTCGCGTCGATCGCCGCCCGCGGTCTCAACTACGGCATCCACCTCATCGTCACCACCGCCCGCTGGGTGGAGCTGACCGCGGCCATCCGCGACCAGGCGGGCACCCATGTGGAGCTGCGGATGGGTGACCCGATGGACTCCCAGATCGACACCCGCCGGGCCGCCACCGTGCCGCGGGTGCCTGGCCGGGGCCTGACCCGTGAGGGCAAGCTGCACTATCTGACCGCGCTCCCCCGCATCGACGGCATGGAGTCGGCCGACGACCTGTCGGACGGCGTCTCGGGTCTGGTGGCGGCGGTCAAGGAGAGCTGGCACGGCCCGGTGGCGCCGCGGGTGCGGATGCTGCCGACGAAGCTGCCGGTGCGTGAACTGCCGCCCGCCGGGGGCGACTTCCGGATGCCGATCGGTCTGGAGCAGGAGCGGCTCTCGGTCGTCTGGCACGACTTCAGGGAGAGCCCGCACATGGTCATCGTGGGCGACACCGAGAGCGGCAAGACCAACATGCTGCGGCTGGTGGCGAAGTCCATCATGGACCGGTACACGCCCGCCGAGGCCCGCATCATGCTGGTGGACTACCGCCGTGACCTGGTGGAGGCGGTGCCCGAGGAGTACCGGCTCGGTCACGCGGTGTCGATGGACGCGCTGAAGGACCTCATCGACGGCGCCGCCCGCGCCGTCCAGACCCGGGTGCCCGGTCCGGACATCGCGCCGGGCCGGATGAAGCAGGCCGACTGGTGGACCGGGCCGCGGCTGTTCATCCTCGTCGACGACTACGACATGCTGGGCGCGGGCATCGGCAACGCGCCGTTCGATCCGCTGCTCAACCATCTGGCGCTCGGCTGGGAGGTGGGCGTGCACATCATCGTCACCCGCGCGGCCTCGGGCGCCGGGCGCGGTCTGAACGAGATGCTGCTGCGGCGGATGCTGGAGGTCAACACCCCGGCCCTGCTGCTGTCCTGCCCGCCGTCGGAGGGCTATCTGCTGGGCAACATCAAGGGCCGGACGATGAACCCGGGGCGGGCCATCCGGATCGCCCGCCGCAAGACGACACAGGTGCAGACGGCGATGATGGACGAGCCCGAACCGGCGAGCTGA
- a CDS encoding S8 family serine peptidase has product MRPARSPRRPVRHAVAATLLAAVPLAAQTPAAVADSVELPAVPSALAADAPCTPASAETAHEETWTRQALGLKRSWSLADGGGVTVGVVDTGVGTAVPALDGRVTAVGDAGTDCVGHGSFAAGLIAAAPVDGVGVAGAAPAARILAVRGTDQRGNPTAELLADGIRAAVDGGAKVVYVGRVVPEGKAVLTAAVDYAREHDALVVVPFAPDALPRDRATGKTADPAPWYWPAAVPGVLAVMDYGPDGGRPENAPQTAGADLAAPGDAVVSVGPRGAGHFIGSGSSFAAANVAGAAALVRSRNPAMSADQVSRQLVAAAYPAVPPRVDPYAALTAVLTDTQGAVPEAPPARVPPKASPQPRERALLIAGAGGMLVLLVAGAVVVVPRGRARGWRPAGQEDRPGTAT; this is encoded by the coding sequence ATGCGACCTGCTCGTTCCCCCCGCCGTCCGGTGCGGCACGCGGTGGCCGCCACCCTGCTGGCCGCGGTGCCGCTGGCCGCCCAGACCCCGGCCGCCGTCGCGGACTCCGTCGAACTCCCCGCCGTCCCCTCGGCCCTGGCGGCCGACGCGCCGTGCACACCGGCCTCGGCCGAGACGGCGCACGAGGAGACCTGGACCCGGCAGGCGCTGGGGCTGAAGCGGTCCTGGTCCCTCGCGGACGGCGGCGGGGTCACGGTCGGCGTGGTGGACACCGGGGTCGGCACCGCCGTCCCCGCGCTCGACGGCCGGGTCACCGCGGTCGGCGACGCGGGCACCGACTGCGTGGGGCACGGCAGTTTCGCCGCGGGCCTGATCGCCGCCGCCCCCGTCGACGGCGTCGGCGTGGCGGGGGCCGCGCCCGCCGCCCGGATCCTCGCGGTGCGCGGCACCGACCAACGCGGCAACCCGACCGCCGAACTCCTCGCGGACGGCATCAGGGCGGCCGTCGACGGCGGCGCGAAGGTCGTCTACGTGGGGCGCGTGGTGCCCGAGGGCAAGGCCGTCCTGACGGCCGCCGTCGACTACGCCAGGGAGCACGACGCCCTGGTCGTCGTCCCGTTCGCGCCGGACGCGCTGCCGCGTGACCGCGCCACCGGCAAGACGGCGGACCCGGCGCCCTGGTACTGGCCCGCGGCCGTGCCCGGGGTGCTCGCGGTGATGGACTACGGCCCCGACGGCGGCCGCCCGGAGAACGCCCCGCAGACGGCGGGCGCCGACCTCGCCGCGCCGGGGGACGCGGTGGTCAGCGTCGGGCCGCGCGGCGCGGGGCACTTCATCGGCTCGGGCTCCTCCTTCGCGGCGGCCAACGTCGCCGGGGCCGCCGCCCTGGTGCGCTCCCGCAACCCGGCGATGTCGGCGGACCAGGTGTCCCGCCAGCTCGTCGCGGCGGCCTACCCGGCGGTGCCGCCGCGCGTCGACCCGTACGCGGCGCTGACCGCCGTCCTCACCGACACGCAGGGCGCCGTGCCCGAGGCGCCGCCCGCGCGGGTCCCGCCGAAGGCGTCCCCGCAGCCGCGTGAGCGCGCCCTGCTGATCGCGGGCGCGGGCGGCATGCTGGTGCTGCTGGTGGCGGGCGCCGTGGTGGTCGTCCCACGCGGCCGGGCCCGCGGCTGGCGCCCCGCGGGCCAGGAGGACCGGCCGGGCACGGCCACCTGA